In the Flavisolibacter tropicus genome, one interval contains:
- a CDS encoding DUF2911 domain-containing protein, which yields MFKKFFFCSATLLTLMVADAQPIKTPAPSPTQTIKQEFGISSVELTYSRPNIKGRKVFGDLVPYGKLWRTGANAATRIKFADDVKVGGTDVKAGEYVLYTIPTENEWEIVINKGLTNWGIDGYKQEDDVARVKVKSSKLNDSQETFTMQFVNVKPSSTDLQIVWDKTAVNVPITSDIDKKIMAQIDNVMNKDNRPYYQSAMYYMESGRDLNQALAWFDKAVEQNPTAYWIHHQRANALAKLGKKEDARVAANKSMELAKQAKNEDYVKLNEKLLTALK from the coding sequence ATGTTCAAGAAATTTTTCTTTTGTAGCGCTACCCTTCTAACGCTTATGGTGGCAGATGCGCAACCCATTAAAACACCTGCACCAAGCCCTACCCAAACTATTAAACAAGAATTTGGCATTAGCTCGGTAGAACTCACTTATTCCCGCCCCAATATTAAAGGACGTAAAGTATTTGGCGACCTGGTACCTTACGGTAAATTATGGCGTACTGGCGCTAATGCAGCTACCCGTATCAAGTTTGCAGACGATGTAAAAGTGGGTGGCACTGATGTAAAAGCCGGCGAATACGTACTGTATACAATCCCTACAGAAAATGAGTGGGAAATTGTGATCAATAAGGGTCTTACCAATTGGGGTATTGACGGCTATAAGCAGGAAGACGATGTGGCCCGTGTAAAAGTGAAGTCCTCAAAACTGAATGACAGCCAGGAAACATTTACCATGCAGTTTGTAAATGTAAAGCCTAGCAGCACTGACCTGCAGATCGTGTGGGACAAAACAGCTGTAAACGTTCCTATTACTTCTGATATTGACAAAAAGATCATGGCACAGATTGATAATGTCATGAATAAAGACAACCGTCCATACTACCAGTCCGCTATGTACTACATGGAGAGTGGCAGGGATTTGAACCAGGCACTGGCGTGGTTTGATAAGGCAGTAGAACAAAATCCTACAGCTTATTGGATTCATCATCAGCGTGCCAATGCTTTAGCTAAGCTGGGTAAAAAAGAAGATGCGCGCGTAGCAGCTAACAAGTCTATGGAACTGGCAAAACAAGCCAAGAACGAGGATTATGTAAAGCTGAATGAGAAGTTATTAACGGCATTGAAATAA